From Haloplanus rubicundus, one genomic window encodes:
- a CDS encoding phospholipase D-like domain-containing protein, with protein sequence MEWATTINLGGFGNAAEMEWETVKSWDSFTEFFEGAVHIDAVTYCESPELLLDLFEQHDGKLESMDVLVGNREEYQSSVDDVTVARQLQRYYREDKLIVRLKNRKVVHSKLYRIVKDGDEVTLISGSANLSYNSWKNQTNSVVVFRTEVDSQLDQQFKTWIDDHREQYADTVFMEDLVAELEALDDQEEKDRRIELWIDNRDTQLTERGEIHSNVGQELEELGQEVDRVVGVTDDPEAADEVVTIQHEEVGVEIDDESNGSMEADDNEQSSTGVTGAKTPEYTITLPTQGFETDGYLDRVKTDLKRRGADVGSDAITTSVEGYTNYLQTRYDVPKMWVDEENCRVHLQHGEHHRILTADHEPSPEVLNAALQNIQDYIETIDRWGETNNARAVKAHMYEGILYGLWAPFVNLYARQFYGNVTLDNALQYLYIFGESDAGKDKFSEFVLRLISDDLVRGGADADDVGKNQIRALRDLDTVFPYVVSDIAKQKIERVDTLRNFWQDSWHPSNDISYPTLIFTSNDSRPNDWFRNRAKMLHFDVAFPSNPEDEGFYEAQEDLNEILDATNPIFAYVSRRILEDEMYLDAGGTVDDVRRIFLDFYDRLDRERPKYFPERPANRRYNIGKRKWRQAFHRDDVTFERRENHLIADFDLEPHELYSYRKTLPTKMRPEKSGRNIIVKNPDDFEEWLEMDDLRADDEEASGGLLQRLFR encoded by the coding sequence ATGGAATGGGCGACGACCATCAATCTGGGGGGATTTGGGAATGCAGCCGAGATGGAATGGGAAACCGTCAAGAGTTGGGATTCGTTCACGGAGTTCTTTGAGGGGGCAGTCCACATAGATGCGGTCACCTACTGCGAATCTCCCGAATTGCTTCTTGATCTGTTCGAACAGCATGACGGAAAACTGGAGTCGATGGATGTCCTCGTCGGGAATCGCGAGGAGTATCAGTCGTCCGTCGACGACGTAACTGTCGCGCGGCAGTTGCAACGATACTACCGCGAGGACAAACTGATTGTCCGCCTCAAAAACAGGAAAGTCGTCCACTCCAAACTCTATCGGATCGTCAAGGACGGCGACGAGGTGACACTCATCTCGGGGAGTGCAAACCTCTCGTACAACAGTTGGAAGAACCAGACGAACAGCGTCGTCGTGTTTCGGACAGAAGTCGACTCACAGTTGGACCAACAGTTCAAGACGTGGATCGACGACCACCGTGAACAGTACGCCGATACGGTGTTCATGGAGGATCTAGTGGCGGAACTGGAGGCACTTGACGATCAAGAGGAGAAGGATCGACGAATCGAACTGTGGATCGATAACCGGGACACACAGTTGACAGAACGAGGTGAGATTCACTCGAACGTCGGCCAGGAGTTGGAGGAACTCGGGCAGGAAGTCGATCGAGTCGTCGGCGTCACGGACGACCCGGAAGCGGCCGATGAGGTCGTTACGATTCAACACGAGGAGGTAGGGGTGGAAATCGACGACGAATCGAACGGCTCTATGGAGGCTGATGATAATGAGCAGTCGTCGACAGGCGTTACCGGCGCCAAGACACCGGAGTATACGATCACGCTGCCCACTCAGGGATTCGAGACCGATGGGTATCTCGACCGAGTAAAAACTGATCTGAAGCGTCGTGGTGCGGACGTTGGGTCCGACGCCATCACCACCTCCGTGGAAGGGTACACCAACTACCTCCAGACACGCTACGACGTGCCGAAGATGTGGGTGGACGAAGAGAACTGTCGCGTCCACCTCCAACACGGCGAACACCACCGAATCCTGACGGCGGATCACGAGCCCTCACCCGAAGTGCTCAATGCCGCACTCCAGAATATCCAAGATTATATCGAGACCATTGATCGGTGGGGGGAGACGAATAATGCCCGAGCTGTCAAGGCCCACATGTACGAGGGGATCCTCTACGGACTGTGGGCGCCGTTTGTGAACCTCTACGCGCGCCAGTTCTACGGTAACGTCACGCTCGATAACGCCCTCCAATATCTCTACATCTTCGGCGAATCTGATGCTGGCAAGGACAAGTTCTCGGAGTTCGTGTTGCGATTGATCTCCGACGATCTGGTACGAGGCGGGGCAGACGCCGACGATGTGGGCAAAAATCAGATTCGGGCGCTTCGTGACCTAGATACGGTCTTCCCGTACGTTGTTTCGGACATCGCCAAACAGAAAATCGAGCGGGTCGACACGCTACGGAACTTCTGGCAGGATTCGTGGCACCCATCAAACGACATCTCCTATCCGACGCTCATCTTCACCAGCAACGACTCCCGGCCGAACGACTGGTTCCGCAACCGGGCGAAGATGCTCCACTTCGATGTTGCCTTTCCCTCGAATCCTGAGGACGAAGGCTTCTACGAAGCACAGGAAGACCTGAACGAGATTCTCGATGCAACCAATCCGATCTTCGCGTACGTATCTCGGCGTATTTTGGAAGACGAGATGTATCTCGATGCTGGCGGGACGGTCGACGACGTGCGACGGATCTTCCTTGATTTCTACGACCGACTGGATCGGGAACGGCCGAAGTACTTCCCCGAGCGGCCCGCGAATCGCCGCTACAATATTGGAAAGCGCAAGTGGCGACAGGCATTCCACCGGGACGATGTGACCTTCGAACGCCGAGAGAACCATCTCATCGCTGATTTCGATTTGGAACCGCACGAACTGTACAGCTATCGAAAGACGCTTCCCACGAAGATGCGCCCCGAAAAGAGCGGTCGCAACATCATCGTTAAGAATCCCGATGACTTTGAGGAGTGGTTGGAGATGGACGATCTGCGTGCGGACGATGAGGAAGCAAGCGGAGGACTCCTGCAGCGACTATTCCGGTAG
- a CDS encoding GIY-YIG nuclease family protein yields MNISALTHSFQFVDSISVDRNEAGSVDIKMPQRRYEKADEYHVHRYGWGPFCGFSVDTTDYVGVEGVYLFTAGYEIKYVGETVDIHNRIGSGYGNISPRNCFEGGQQTNCRINHLILETVRNGDQVALWVEETENRKLRETELIEQCDPPWNKTSATSPSVTIQQPGSQSPESQSTNQSDSSSSVVATEQTRNGKYAPLYDYLETIESDRFHLSMDEIEDIIEAPLPASAKKYPQYWRSSSQAHAKVWAELGWEANPDFDDMSVTFERVEE; encoded by the coding sequence ATGAACATTTCCGCCCTTACTCACTCATTTCAATTCGTGGATTCTATCTCAGTGGATCGGAACGAGGCGGGGTCAGTCGATATCAAGATGCCACAACGGCGCTACGAGAAGGCAGATGAGTATCACGTCCATCGCTACGGTTGGGGGCCGTTCTGTGGATTCTCTGTAGATACAACAGATTACGTCGGGGTCGAAGGTGTCTACCTATTCACTGCGGGATACGAAATCAAGTACGTCGGGGAAACGGTTGATATCCACAATCGGATTGGATCAGGATACGGGAATATCTCTCCCAGAAATTGTTTCGAGGGAGGGCAACAGACAAACTGTCGGATCAACCACCTTATCTTGGAGACGGTCCGTAACGGGGACCAAGTCGCTCTTTGGGTTGAAGAGACGGAGAATCGAAAGCTTCGTGAAACGGAATTGATTGAGCAGTGTGATCCCCCGTGGAACAAGACTTCAGCGACGTCTCCAAGTGTGACTATCCAGCAACCAGGTTCCCAAAGTCCGGAATCTCAATCGACAAACCAAAGCGATAGTTCGTCGTCAGTCGTCGCTACCGAACAAACGAGGAACGGAAAGTACGCACCACTGTATGACTATTTAGAAACTATCGAATCCGATCGCTTCCATCTCTCTATGGACGAAATCGAGGACATAATCGAAGCCCCACTTCCGGCATCGGCAAAAAAATACCCACAGTATTGGCGTTCGAGCAGTCAGGCCCACGCGAAAGTATGGGCCGAACTTGGTTGGGAAGCGAACCCCGATTTTGACGATATGTCCGTCACTTTCGAACGGGTGGAAGAGTAG
- a CDS encoding ATP-binding protein: MSFLGTALSVAAFLGFFAIVEYATYRIMEREHRKRDLYRLFFMLALTALAYVHMWLIAPLLNLPPTAAVGLGFALLFVFIAGGLGVPGLRTIADIGLYPFAQVYELFVVLLLLTEGLTLASSFVSVSQLSFLSNVSPNSPQIQAALGLGIAASFVALTFYDPRGENGYYYATGEYHQPSVDYEKFREIMDDGRTEPDSSETRVTNSDSSEKIADATNPEASRVAAKALDTPDYEYNWTRSDVGFDDIGGYYDVKERLAEEVLQPTRARARGDDRYDRFGIEPVRGILFHGPPGTGKTLFARALAGELNVPFVELGPADVTSKWINEGPQRVRHLFEEAAAVGPCVIFLDEAEHLFGGRDVGAGGAHAEDRKITSELLVHLTAGDRTAIVVGATNRPEDIDPAILRPGRLASHIEIGLPEEESRHAILQAKLEDVPHELTGDQLATLAKHTAGCSGADIEELVTDAKRQAARRDARKISIEDFPSAGVATERTDTEIEPITDRDLNDSSEFDPVPEDPFDDDPTAGLR, encoded by the coding sequence ATGAGTTTTCTCGGTACTGCGCTCTCCGTCGCCGCTTTCCTCGGATTCTTCGCGATAGTGGAGTATGCGACCTATCGAATTATGGAACGGGAACACCGGAAGCGGGATCTCTACCGGTTGTTCTTCATGCTTGCGTTGACTGCGCTGGCGTACGTCCATATGTGGTTGATCGCACCATTGCTTAATCTGCCGCCAACTGCCGCTGTCGGACTGGGGTTCGCTCTTCTATTCGTTTTCATCGCAGGAGGTCTCGGTGTTCCGGGTCTGAGAACGATAGCGGACATCGGACTGTACCCGTTCGCACAGGTGTACGAATTGTTCGTGGTGCTCTTACTCCTCACGGAGGGTCTGACGCTGGCATCCTCCTTCGTCTCTGTCTCGCAGTTGAGTTTCCTGAGTAACGTCAGTCCGAATAGTCCACAAATCCAGGCGGCACTCGGACTGGGAATCGCTGCTTCGTTCGTTGCTCTGACGTTCTACGACCCACGAGGAGAGAACGGCTATTACTACGCCACTGGAGAGTACCACCAGCCGTCCGTCGATTACGAGAAATTTCGCGAGATTATGGACGATGGACGAACTGAACCCGACAGTTCAGAGACCCGGGTGACCAACTCAGATTCCTCTGAAAAGATCGCTGACGCGACCAACCCAGAAGCTTCACGGGTCGCGGCAAAAGCCCTGGATACTCCAGACTACGAGTACAACTGGACTCGTTCGGACGTCGGCTTCGACGACATCGGCGGCTACTACGATGTCAAAGAGCGACTCGCCGAGGAGGTCCTCCAGCCAACGCGGGCGAGGGCACGCGGAGACGACCGTTATGATCGCTTCGGGATCGAGCCCGTACGAGGAATCCTGTTCCATGGTCCACCAGGGACAGGCAAGACGCTGTTCGCCCGAGCGCTCGCCGGCGAACTCAACGTCCCATTCGTCGAGTTGGGGCCGGCGGATGTGACCAGCAAGTGGATCAACGAAGGGCCACAGCGAGTGCGCCACTTATTCGAGGAGGCTGCCGCTGTCGGCCCTTGCGTTATCTTCCTCGACGAGGCCGAACACCTCTTCGGCGGACGGGATGTCGGTGCCGGCGGCGCCCACGCTGAGGATCGAAAAATCACCAGCGAATTGCTCGTTCATCTCACCGCTGGGGATCGAACGGCCATTGTCGTCGGCGCAACCAATCGGCCAGAGGATATCGACCCCGCGATCCTCCGGCCGGGACGGCTCGCGTCGCATATCGAGATTGGACTGCCCGAGGAAGAGAGCCGACACGCGATTCTCCAAGCGAAGCTTGAGGACGTGCCGCACGAACTCACCGGCGACCAACTGGCGACGCTGGCGAAACACACTGCCGGCTGCAGCGGCGCCGACATCGAGGAATTAGTCACGGATGCGAAGCGCCAAGCTGCACGGCGGGACGCACGGAAAATCTCCATCGAGGACTTCCCCTCTGCAGGGGTTGCCACGGAGAGGACAGATACCGAAATCGAGCCGATCACCGATAGAGATCTGAACGATTCGAGTGAGTTCGACCCAGTTCCCGAAGATCCGTTTGACGATGACCCGACGGCCGGACTCCGGTAG
- a CDS encoding spermidine synthase family protein: MADLLDLGWLPDAIVRAIIEFLRSLLVGAINVMFNFGLKPLLTINPTILTDAQFVDAWDSVFELSIALLPILIAAGLIVMPFSEDQEATLWNMVARIVAVIVFIAISKPLFGFLIEASNGVTNALAPAAFELTFDADLGGSWGATLGTGIQLVALAVAVPLMLFATILSSVLLVLRQFIVITVAVGAPFFAVLWYANWGPMKAISRFASTWLRMGVYALLVGPIIALVMRVFDVIATGGVASSGDIASFYTASALALIFPIILFVTIWKTIGWAGQPLGVDAAFTTTVAAAIAATGVGAVAVGAGAGSGAVSSASKSSADGASGAGGSSAGSGSSVGSGSSGGTATDPSAGTANSSVGGTMRNSISDALSTREPPAEDSVDTAPGALSKTKDYAWRKTTEIPRVQAAQATASRTGGAVKSLGSRAKETSLASARRIVGSESIDTHRRTISQQMDAAAEADSNRDFLTEAYQSGEFDVAEAADRGILTDCDQPAEGISTVVPDADGTVTYETSAGEETTMNINNRAQQFSEEAQSLRENASRSARSVKRIRTAQVAAKAPGQVTVSTGRAGKRIGKAGVQAGKASGIVFAGAMTRSPYAAHQIGKRGGKHLIGPGNNPQSDGSAEDADIDWSTQRDGPGQATDSPWDDDTGEGPSETI; this comes from the coding sequence GTGGCTGACCTCTTGGACCTTGGTTGGCTTCCGGATGCGATTGTCCGAGCGATCATCGAGTTCCTCCGCTCGCTCCTGGTTGGGGCGATCAACGTGATGTTCAATTTCGGGCTGAAGCCACTGCTCACGATCAACCCGACTATCCTGACCGACGCCCAGTTTGTCGACGCGTGGGACAGTGTGTTCGAACTCTCCATAGCCCTGCTCCCGATCCTTATTGCGGCGGGGCTCATCGTGATGCCGTTTAGTGAGGATCAGGAGGCGACGCTGTGGAACATGGTCGCCCGGATCGTTGCCGTCATCGTCTTCATTGCCATCTCGAAGCCGCTGTTTGGGTTCCTGATCGAGGCGTCGAATGGCGTGACGAATGCCCTCGCCCCAGCGGCGTTCGAACTCACCTTCGACGCCGATCTCGGCGGGAGTTGGGGGGCAACCCTCGGCACGGGAATTCAACTCGTCGCGCTCGCGGTGGCTGTCCCGTTGATGCTCTTTGCAACCATTCTCTCCTCGGTGTTACTCGTCCTCCGGCAGTTCATCGTAATCACAGTCGCGGTAGGCGCGCCGTTTTTCGCCGTCCTCTGGTATGCGAACTGGGGACCGATGAAGGCGATCAGCAGGTTCGCCTCGACGTGGCTTCGGATGGGCGTGTACGCCCTGTTAGTGGGCCCGATCATCGCGCTCGTGATGCGAGTGTTCGATGTGATTGCAACTGGGGGCGTCGCCAGTTCGGGTGATATTGCCTCGTTCTACACGGCCTCGGCGCTGGCGCTGATCTTCCCGATCATTCTGTTCGTCACGATCTGGAAGACCATCGGCTGGGCCGGCCAGCCCCTCGGCGTCGACGCCGCGTTCACGACGACCGTAGCTGCCGCAATCGCCGCCACTGGGGTTGGGGCGGTTGCTGTCGGCGCCGGTGCAGGCTCCGGTGCCGTGAGCAGTGCCTCGAAGTCCTCGGCTGATGGAGCAAGCGGGGCCGGTGGGTCGAGTGCCGGAAGTGGCAGCTCTGTTGGGAGTGGGTCGTCAGGTGGGACGGCGACCGACCCTTCAGCAGGAACTGCCAACTCGAGCGTCGGCGGGACGATGCGAAACAGTATCTCGGACGCGCTCAGTACGCGTGAGCCGCCTGCTGAGGACAGCGTGGATACGGCACCCGGGGCACTCTCCAAAACTAAAGACTACGCGTGGCGGAAGACGACAGAAATTCCCAGGGTACAGGCAGCCCAAGCGACAGCGAGTAGAACCGGAGGAGCAGTCAAAAGTCTGGGCTCTAGAGCAAAGGAAACTAGTCTAGCCAGTGCTCGAAGGATAGTCGGTTCTGAGAGTATCGACACACATCGGAGAACAATTTCTCAGCAGATGGATGCCGCTGCCGAGGCGGATTCGAACCGCGACTTCTTGACCGAGGCGTATCAGAGCGGCGAGTTCGATGTCGCCGAGGCAGCCGACCGCGGCATCCTGACCGACTGTGATCAACCTGCGGAGGGGATCTCGACAGTAGTCCCGGATGCCGACGGGACGGTAACCTACGAAACCTCGGCGGGTGAGGAGACGACGATGAACATCAACAACAGGGCCCAGCAATTCAGCGAGGAGGCACAATCGCTCAGAGAGAACGCTTCGAGATCGGCCCGGAGTGTGAAAAGGATCAGGACCGCCCAAGTCGCCGCGAAAGCGCCGGGTCAAGTTACTGTCTCAACCGGCCGAGCTGGCAAGCGGATCGGGAAAGCCGGTGTTCAGGCGGGAAAGGCCAGTGGGATTGTCTTCGCAGGAGCGATGACACGGAGCCCTTACGCAGCCCACCAAATCGGCAAGCGCGGCGGAAAACACCTCATTGGTCCCGGAAACAATCCTCAGTCGGATGGCTCTGCAGAAGATGCCGACATCGACTGGTCAACGCAGCGTGATGGCCCCGGGCAGGCTACGGACTCCCCGTGGGACGATGACACCGGAGAGGGGCCTTCCGAGACGATATGA
- a CDS encoding VirB4 family type IV secretion system protein yields MIQRLKHALGLDGPDDGVEAVPIDDLSGEETQHAIDYLHLLDRETTTENIEWAAYQLQADEVGLANAMETLEERGELDKRIVAPRLVEDHPQFQIRDGTVSQILTVTSLPRKVGLGWLVPLTLADVDLRLTFHVRPREPKDVRRQLQKRYTQAVTSLALKQKRGRTDTYQDQLDREDLERLLQRTIRGTTKLYDVAIYLELVADSRDDLDGMLDRVEAILAEQDVELSPVKHQQLDAMDAITPVVTDPVDNTHPIQLEALGTFFNLVEPSIYDPNGVLLGFDDTKRPVILNRYALSGHSMAISGKTGSGKSYFRKLEIYRRLLADANVQCILFDPAGDDYPRFAQSLGGEVIRFGGNYTVNPMDISPPATAEQETGDDTYALTIRSVIEMLHTHFDQRDGMSAGEEGVLIQAAHYAYISKGIILGEYETYARESPTLDDLIRGVTVIAAGGLEAAREADVIDEAELDLFQSYGVTEVGEDGEQPTGESSDGSGISISDTIVTPTNHHQELARNLQPKFESFKPGGINHNLNGQTNLDLSSRLVVMDMSSFADTGEMPLILHAMLSWAYLEAKRSPYKVDVTFDEAHYLLGRPAARDLINLYIRHARHYEAGLTLMSQTSHEFVRTNERREVYENCDVKCLFYAESVSEQTQQYYGLSSDEIRFIQSAARGQDSNYSECLLATSVHGRRRLEVRSGPFEHHVLDDTLDPREWLAEIDGVVSGNNPEDDVLLTELELADLPHVMNRDMDLEMAMQESHEDGISADVRGVESDATGASNGAVADDHRSDRGEDQ; encoded by the coding sequence ATGATCCAGCGACTCAAACACGCGCTCGGTCTCGACGGGCCCGATGACGGCGTCGAAGCCGTCCCAATCGACGACCTGTCCGGCGAGGAGACGCAGCACGCCATCGACTACCTGCACCTCCTCGACCGCGAGACCACCACCGAGAACATCGAGTGGGCCGCCTACCAGTTACAGGCTGACGAGGTTGGGCTCGCGAACGCGATGGAGACCCTCGAAGAGCGGGGCGAACTCGACAAGCGAATCGTCGCTCCTCGGCTCGTCGAGGATCACCCGCAATTCCAGATCCGCGACGGCACCGTCTCACAGATCCTGACCGTCACCTCGCTCCCCCGGAAAGTGGGTCTCGGATGGCTCGTGCCACTCACGCTCGCCGATGTCGACCTCCGACTGACGTTTCACGTCCGGCCACGGGAACCGAAGGACGTTCGCCGGCAGCTCCAGAAGCGCTACACGCAGGCGGTCACCTCGCTTGCGCTGAAGCAAAAACGCGGCCGGACCGATACCTATCAAGACCAACTCGACCGCGAGGACCTCGAACGCCTACTCCAGCGGACTATCCGCGGCACGACCAAGCTGTACGACGTGGCGATCTACCTCGAACTGGTCGCCGACTCCCGAGACGACCTGGACGGGATGCTCGACCGGGTGGAAGCGATCCTCGCCGAGCAGGATGTCGAACTGAGTCCGGTGAAACACCAGCAACTCGACGCGATGGACGCTATCACCCCGGTGGTGACCGATCCCGTCGACAACACCCACCCGATCCAACTCGAAGCACTCGGGACGTTCTTCAATCTCGTCGAGCCCTCGATCTACGACCCGAACGGCGTGCTCTTGGGCTTCGACGACACCAAGCGCCCCGTCATCCTGAACCGGTATGCACTCTCCGGGCACTCGATGGCGATTTCGGGGAAGACAGGGTCAGGCAAGAGCTACTTCCGCAAGCTGGAGATCTACCGGCGCCTGCTCGCGGATGCGAACGTCCAGTGTATCCTGTTCGATCCCGCCGGCGACGACTACCCGCGGTTCGCACAGTCTCTCGGCGGCGAAGTGATCCGCTTTGGTGGGAATTACACCGTCAATCCGATGGACATCTCACCGCCGGCGACGGCCGAGCAGGAGACGGGCGACGACACCTACGCACTCACCATCCGATCGGTGATCGAGATGCTGCACACCCACTTCGATCAGCGCGATGGGATGTCGGCCGGCGAGGAGGGCGTGCTCATCCAGGCCGCCCACTACGCCTACATCTCGAAGGGCATCATCCTCGGCGAGTACGAGACCTACGCTCGGGAGTCACCCACGCTCGATGATCTGATTCGCGGTGTCACCGTGATCGCTGCCGGCGGGCTTGAGGCGGCACGCGAGGCGGACGTGATCGACGAGGCCGAACTCGATCTGTTCCAGTCCTACGGAGTGACCGAAGTCGGGGAGGACGGTGAGCAGCCGACAGGCGAGTCCTCGGACGGTAGCGGGATCTCGATCTCGGATACGATCGTCACGCCGACCAATCACCACCAGGAGCTGGCACGGAATCTCCAGCCGAAGTTCGAGTCGTTCAAACCCGGCGGCATCAATCACAATCTGAACGGCCAGACGAATCTCGACCTCTCCTCGCGACTAGTCGTGATGGATATGAGCTCGTTCGCCGACACCGGCGAGATGCCACTCATCCTCCACGCCATGCTCTCGTGGGCTTATCTCGAAGCCAAGCGCTCACCTTACAAGGTGGACGTTACGTTCGACGAAGCCCACTACCTGCTGGGTCGACCGGCAGCGCGGGATCTCATCAACCTGTACATCCGTCATGCTCGGCACTACGAGGCCGGCCTGACGCTGATGAGTCAGACCTCTCACGAATTCGTCCGGACGAACGAACGCCGCGAGGTCTACGAGAACTGTGACGTGAAGTGCCTGTTCTACGCCGAATCGGTTTCCGAACAGACCCAGCAGTACTACGGGCTGTCGAGTGACGAGATCCGGTTCATCCAGTCAGCCGCCCGCGGGCAGGACTCGAACTACTCGGAGTGCCTGCTCGCGACCAGCGTCCACGGCCGCCGCCGGCTAGAGGTGCGAAGCGGCCCGTTCGAGCATCACGTCCTCGACGATACGCTTGATCCACGGGAGTGGTTGGCGGAGATCGACGGTGTCGTTTCCGGCAACAACCCAGAGGATGACGTTCTCCTGACGGAACTCGAACTGGCCGACCTCCCCCACGTGATGAACCGGGACATGGATCTCGAAATGGCGATGCAGGAATCCCACGAGGACGGCATCAGCGCCGATGTCCGGGGAGTGGAGAGTGATGCCACCGGGGCGAGCAACGGAGCAGTTGCTGATGACCACCGATCTGACCGCGGGGAGGATCAGTAA
- a CDS encoding DUF7139 domain-containing protein: MAAIGRSTLDLVNFENVRDGGVVETPTAYAMLVEIEPREWLTLSEERRSGVYVSFLTFLRGLQFPVQFLTMTTEFDGEQYIEQFVGPESPDAPTAVATPVMGSDGTVLDEAASDTNDSVEEVSTTDGGIATGTGTDAIADSAVLEYGRVAHAEWLDRTLRMANVRDRRFFVAVAVEKGEDESEGGSRFDGVRDALPLPTRSRSVDAEEFYLDEVWARAQRVASQLPRTRVESNILDSREAVLDVLYRVYRGREPPLAFNQGTLVGVADEALTDANGGLLDLESIFEDADREATTAAEESEPEDRPETVGDLPYDGRVQAEYVEAVDGSRLLQWYVRSVGPIGRGETYHSPASVYLGTGTFVASLVLAIVALGAFLGSAQQLPVDAPPLLVREVSFGLAAGSLPTFLLSLVVLLPSRQVAKSLSVLGVGVAAAAIALFEAAYPAQWTSTPTGQTAVVVPVYAAGLFVLVVAVGFAVRSRRVALDHVDDAPAQEAPPVSEDTGARTEASDG; the protein is encoded by the coding sequence ATGGCGGCCATCGGTCGGTCGACGCTCGATCTCGTGAACTTCGAGAACGTCCGCGACGGAGGTGTCGTCGAGACACCGACCGCGTACGCAATGCTGGTCGAAATCGAGCCACGGGAGTGGCTCACACTCTCCGAGGAGCGCCGCTCGGGCGTCTATGTCTCGTTCCTGACGTTCCTCCGTGGGCTCCAGTTCCCGGTGCAATTCCTCACGATGACCACAGAGTTCGACGGCGAGCAGTACATCGAGCAGTTCGTCGGGCCCGAGTCGCCGGACGCCCCAACCGCAGTGGCGACGCCGGTGATGGGTTCCGATGGGACAGTCCTCGACGAAGCGGCTTCCGATACGAATGACTCGGTGGAAGAGGTTTCGACGACTGATGGGGGCATCGCGACCGGTACGGGTACCGACGCCATCGCCGACTCGGCAGTGCTCGAGTACGGCCGGGTAGCTCACGCCGAGTGGCTGGACCGGACGCTACGGATGGCGAACGTCCGTGACCGGCGATTCTTTGTTGCCGTTGCGGTCGAAAAGGGCGAGGATGAGAGCGAAGGTGGCAGCCGGTTCGACGGAGTCCGCGACGCCCTCCCGCTCCCCACCCGTTCTCGATCCGTCGACGCCGAGGAATTCTACCTCGACGAGGTGTGGGCCCGCGCCCAGCGCGTCGCGTCCCAGTTGCCCCGGACTCGCGTCGAGTCGAACATCCTCGATTCCCGCGAAGCTGTTCTCGACGTACTGTACCGCGTGTACCGCGGACGGGAGCCGCCACTCGCGTTCAATCAAGGTACGCTCGTCGGAGTCGCAGACGAGGCCCTCACCGATGCCAACGGTGGTCTCCTCGATCTGGAGAGTATCTTCGAGGACGCCGACCGAGAGGCGACAACCGCCGCTGAAGAGTCCGAACCGGAGGACCGCCCCGAGACAGTCGGTGACCTCCCATACGACGGGCGCGTCCAAGCGGAGTACGTCGAAGCCGTCGACGGCTCGCGCCTTCTCCAGTGGTACGTCCGGAGCGTCGGACCGATCGGGCGCGGCGAGACCTACCACTCGCCGGCGTCGGTCTACCTCGGCACGGGCACGTTCGTCGCCAGCCTCGTCCTCGCGATCGTCGCGCTCGGTGCGTTCCTCGGGAGTGCCCAGCAGCTTCCCGTCGACGCCCCACCCCTCCTGGTACGGGAGGTTTCCTTCGGTCTCGCCGCCGGGAGCCTCCCGACCTTCCTGCTGAGTCTGGTCGTGCTACTCCCCTCACGGCAGGTTGCGAAGAGCCTCTCCGTCCTCGGAGTCGGTGTGGCGGCCGCGGCAATCGCGCTATTCGAGGCGGCCTACCCGGCTCAGTGGACCAGCACCCCAACCGGTCAGACGGCGGTGGTGGTGCCGGTGTACGCCGCCGGCCTCTTCGTCCTCGTCGTGGCGGTTGGCTTCGCCGTTCGATCACGCCGAGTTGCCCTCGACCACGTCGACGATGCTCCAGCGCAAGAGGCGCCACCCGTGTCCGAGGATACCGGGGCTCGCACGGAGGCAAGCGATGGCTGA